One region of Thalassophryne amazonica chromosome 16, fThaAma1.1, whole genome shotgun sequence genomic DNA includes:
- the bglap gene encoding osteocalcin — protein sequence MAERQSVPSVKSRKMKTLVALTLCSLTVICLYSGCTASQPDSDNAAQDGVLVEKEQASTVMRQKRALGELSLAQLESLREVCEPNVACDEMMDTDGIIAAYTTFYGPIPY from the exons ATGGCAGAGAGACAAAGTGTGCCTTCAGTGAAAAGCAGAAAGATGAAGACTTTGGTCGCTCTGACTCTCTGCTCCCTCACAGTCATCTGCCTGTATTCAG GCTGCACCGCTTCGCAGCCTGACAGTGACAATGCTGCTCAAGATG GTGTGCTTGTGGAGAAGGAGCAGGCCTCTACAGTGATGCGGCAGAAGAGAGCTTTAGGAGAGTTGTCTCTGGCTCAGCTGGAGAG TCTAAGGGAGGTGTGTGAGCCTAACGTGGCTTGTGATGAAATGATGGACACCGATGGAATCATCGCCGCCTACACAACCTTCTACGGACCGATTCCTTATTAg